A single genomic interval of Candidatus Hydrogenedentota bacterium harbors:
- a CDS encoding Crp/Fnr family transcriptional regulator, giving the protein MAMIRPFARLTLSLKEISFFAGMAPSVLARMEGQVYQREYGLRQVVFFPDDPCDFVYWVRKGRVRITRVSDDGRELSFRHAAPGDLFGEECVVNRPRRDNYAEALRPTLLCLMRAADFRQCVREEPVLSHRLAQYLCTRAIEAEQVLSEIVFCPVRRRVAAGLLRLWRREGGQAGSTLQLTHQELANLIGSTRETTTATLHALRKEGIVELANRRVVIRDAAALEHVVRNG; this is encoded by the coding sequence ATGGCCATGATCCGTCCGTTCGCGCGCCTCACCTTATCCTTGAAAGAGATTTCTTTCTTTGCGGGAATGGCGCCCTCGGTGCTTGCCCGCATGGAGGGTCAAGTCTACCAGCGTGAGTATGGCCTCCGGCAGGTCGTCTTCTTCCCCGACGATCCTTGTGATTTTGTGTATTGGGTGCGCAAGGGCCGCGTGCGTATTACGCGCGTGTCGGATGACGGGCGGGAGCTGTCGTTCCGGCATGCCGCGCCCGGCGACTTGTTCGGCGAAGAGTGCGTCGTGAACCGTCCCCGGCGCGACAACTACGCCGAGGCGCTTCGCCCAACCTTGTTGTGCCTGATGCGCGCCGCCGATTTCCGGCAATGCGTTCGAGAGGAACCCGTCTTGTCGCACCGGTTGGCGCAATACCTTTGCACGCGCGCCATCGAGGCGGAACAGGTGCTCAGCGAAATCGTCTTCTGCCCGGTGCGGCGTCGTGTCGCCGCCGGGCTCTTGCGCTTGTGGCGCCGCGAGGGCGGACAAGCTGGGAGCACGCTTCAGCTCACGCATCAGGAACTGGCCAACCTCATTGGTTCCACCCGGGAGACTACGACGGCGACCTTGCATGCGTTGCGGAAGGAGGGCATCGTCGAACTAGCCAACCGCCGCGTGGTTATTCGGGACGCCGCCGCGCTGGAACATGTCGTGAGGAACGGGTAA